A stretch of DNA from Cryptomeria japonica chromosome 4, Sugi_1.0, whole genome shotgun sequence:
AAGTTCTTATTTGGGCTTTTTCATTCCGGTCGGTTTGTTGTGTAAGAGGAGATAATATTTTGTGTGGGATGGGTGGATGGTCATGGGTGGAGACTTGGCACATAATTCATGCATGTGGAAGTTGCACATTGTTGCACCTATGTCAAATACACACAGAGGTTATTTTGTTGAGATATAAGTTTAGTTTTCATTATATGATGGTTTGTTAGGATTTTGCATCTagtatcttgaaatttttgaatcaattttatttttttaaatttaaaagttaTTTAAGGATTTTATATTTATTAGATCAATACAAGGCTCTCCCAACTCATATTTCACAGATCCTGCATTTATGCAAGCTAATACATAACACCCATAATGAACAATTTAAAACTGAGTCCCTCTACTATCCATGATAGAAATAACATTTGAAAACAATcccatgaaatgaaaaatgaaggtTAAGCATATACTGATATAAAATGCTTTGCTGCCAAGTTATACAAATGTTTAAGaaatcaaggaaaccaaagaaataTTAAAGCTGATAAATTATGCCCTCAACAAATAATTTAAAGCTAGGTCTCTCTATTAGTCATTATAGAAAGATCATTTGAAAACAATTCCATGTAGAGAAAACAAAACAGAGAAAAGGTTAACCGTATAGtgacataaaaaaatttaaagccaaaatcTACAAATGACTGTTGAAGCCTTTGATGTTTAAGATAACAAAGAAACTAAAGAAATCATAAAGCCAAACCTATATCCGATTCCAGCTCCATATTTTTTACACCCGCTACAGGTGTACAATGATTCTGCAAGGATGAGATTTAGAGGATGTCGTGGATAACTCAAATGTTGAATATCCACCCATATGTTAGGCAGCATTTGCAAAGTTGCCATCAAGtctaaatttttttattgaaaCCCTAAAAAACTAGTAGTCCTAGCTTAAGTCTTACTTTTGGCCCTTTGATTTGTCAAGAAATAATAACTCTTACttattgtacgttaggaaataggaaatcatcacaagcaagataaacatactaatcaatagctcaatcacaaaaactcattgcaatgatctatcctaaacaacactcaatagagacatgaaataaaaacattcaaaagcaaagattatgcaaaccaaagatgtgatttgaatgctccttcatgcggctccattgttcttctttcctcttcaaatggtttggttgtggatctcacctacaagtgcatacacataattgaaagcaagtagacaagatttttgatcaagagtactagaaatgtgatttgatagtctgattaccaattattaattaagggtcaagggatttgattgaagaaattcatccaatttatagataaattggaaaaatgatcaaattagcatgataatgattcgaatggaaattcaaatcaagaatagaaaaattatgacatgttatgacaaattgctatgcaaggatttatgacaatttatgacaatttatgacaaattgctatgtaaggatttatgacatgaatttgaaatagaaatagacatttaggaatttaggagaaattagaaaattaggttagaaatgatgacttggaaattaggaattgatgcaaattaggtaaattaattaataatttctcattcattaattgatttaaaaaaataggaggaattaattagccaattaaataaacatttaattgtgacaagaagacttaggataaataaataaattatttaacctaaagggaaaatgccaaacaagattaaatgaataaatcataaaaccttggaagatgaattagaaatgcaaagatgacaattaggtcttaacaaaagataattgatatcgattcgatcatgattttgaattgataaatgaccagtgttgataaatgatttgattgagaaaatgcgccaattgacgaggaacaatgacaaattgatccaaattgacacgattgagaaggacgatgatcgatggcaaattgatcattaaatgacaagatcgaacatgacaacgatcgatgacaaatcgatcgttaaaatgacaagattgaaggattgatgataaatagactagattgataagaggacaatgatcaatgacaaatcgatcgcaagattgataggaggacaaaaccctaaattaggattgacgatgtccaaaataatgacaaatgagcatgcacattgatgcaataagataagattgatcaaaatcatgactggatagcattgtcaacaagaccaaattcgagagcgagataaatgaagaatgtagaagaatgactcgatgttcgcaaatgataaaaaccaagtacgaatcataggagaaatgttaatgcgacacaaaaacctaaaatgaggcaatgcgccaatgttaaagtatgactctgcaagcgttgaccatttttaggtgtctacattttgcccctctttgagacaatgcgattttaagcgttgtttcaaagaacaataatgaaaatgccccagacgctgacaatgacatatgaaaatgccccagacaataacaatgatatatgcatgccccctcgaggaattggtcggaaacatgcagaaaagaggccaattgatcgataaaaatgataagaTCGAACGGacggacaatcggagatcggatgcatgaaggaaaagcacttgaagatgcaaaagactgcgaccaacataagatggagaagacgcacgtccatctatgcaatgacaaagagctataaatgagaccaagagagtgaaaatttgcTCATTTCCACTagacaaggaggagaatttgttgctctggacaaggacacttgcagatagatggcgaaaaTTCCCATGACGGATCAGCTaggggaatgtgtacgcacattcagacgaccggaggatgcaggagcagcggtatctatctcgaaaacccatgttttcaatttgatgaatttgacttgtttgcgagacattgcagggcccacaggggatgcaaaagaggacttctgcgcttgtgtagtctaattctgcgcttgtgtcatgtcttctacacttgtgtaggaagacacaagcgcaagttacctgacacaggcgcaggttctctgacacaggcgcaagtgtgcATTGGAAACTCTAATTTTGGTCAAAAAGGCATGCAAATGCTCCGGAaaggggggacaaggataggataggtcaaatgagatgaaaaacaccctgattagacatgaaaatgaggaaatgcaacccataggagcaaaccctaaaactgacaaaatttgccccaattatgatgcagagtcgacagtattcgttgatcacacgggagaactgaCCGGATTGCTttatgctatgacatagactcaggagcacagagagagatactttagcaggactggggatatactatgtcacattcatgccggagattagggcaaacacaggactacttaccgcattggcagagcaatggcattcagagacctcgtcattccatctggcgaccggagaggcgacggtgacactagaggatgtatggcgtatcctccgcattccgattcatggagagatgatagagtatgacccaatgatagggagagaggcattgtgcagattatttgagtgcgacgcagatgagttggatatcgtcgagagggagattggctaggaaactatggcatcagagtatgatcgacgatatgtggtgatagcactggtgatagcatgtctactagcaggagacagacgaggacatggattccctattggatggggaagagtgctggagcggatggcgacagaggtgatagtgtatgcatggggaccatgtgtactggctatgctgtattttcagctgcatcagatagcatatcagggagtgcagactttgagctgtggagttacactgctacatgtatgggcatttgagcacatagccatatgtcgaccgattacagatagataggttgtaccacaccgaccatatgtgtattgctatggtggagcactaagacagggtccatttggatacatactatattggcgacatgagctagacagattgagagagttcatatggaggccatattgtgattgtccgggatggtcaaatgatagtgatgagctaccctattgtagacaggagaggtacctgattgggtgaccggTGAATCggcagagagtgattgagatgtacctgctagagagagtcagacgacagtttggagagaggcaggatgtacctaggaggactgcatgctttgcctgatctcacagggagacgagtcagtgggggagtatgattcagccacacatagcatatgccgactttgcagaGCTACATcagagacaatgggattggaggtcagatgtggcaGACGCCGGGACGACAGATGAGTAcgagagatggtttgcacaatgacggccagtgccattgatagatccggaCATTCCAGTACTGAGGCGATAGgaagacttcccactcacaggagaggagggagatgatgaggacgaggaggatgaggtcAGGGATGAGGATGGAGAcaaggatgaggatagagatgagggaGGCGGggacgaggatgatgaggagcaagaggatgagccagattcaggtgagcatgaggcattacaggacatacccatagagccagggacagctaggacagaggagatggagatattcagggctaccatagcgagtcagcaggatcacattaagactttagagagagagcatgatcaaGTCAGAGTgaagatagctagactcacagtggCTTGAGATGCAGCGATGGCTCAGGCAcggcgagagggacagagagtcaccaagttcattgggtcgattagggatgccagtgcacgggagatggcacagatgctggtagagaccggagaggagagactgtattggaggacactatatgagagtgcagttccattGGAGCAGAGAGCACTATCATATTGGGCacgattgaggacagagagcaggtcacgctctcgaaggtcattgagcagcatggggtgagtggacctatgagaccaccacagctaggaccaggagggacatcatccgtgagacatggcagggatgaggaggatagatggagcacccagtgacagaggcacgtgctccttatgacagatagtggacattatgtagtttgacatgttgtagtcagcctgcgggccatatttaggacagacagtccgattttgtactttgatattattatgatatgtgatatgaaatgcatcgatatgatgggatgcaatgtgttatgatttgtagttattttgctatgtatggatgacttatgtacttgtttatgaacatgtatggatggatttttatgtatttttgatgtatttatgaaatgaaatggataaaatgcttgatgtggtgcaaatgtaatgcaaatgtactaaccaaatggatgcaggatgcagcatatgtgtttggatatcggagcactagaccgaagtGACTATctagactgacggaagaaatgttagtaagaagaaatgagacaggggagataaacatactaatcaatagctcaatcacaaaagctcattgcaatgatctatcctaaacaacactcaatagagacatgaaataaaaacattcaaaagcaaagattatgcaaaccaaagatgtgatttgaatgctccttcatgcggctccattgttcttctttcctcttcaaatggtttggttgtggatctcacctacaagtgcatacacataattgaaagcaagtagacaagatttttgatcaagagtactagaaatgtgattcgatagtctgattaccaattattaattaagggtcaagggatttgattgaagaaattcatccaatttatagataaattgaaaaaatgatcaaattagcatgataatgattcgaatggaaattcaaatcaagaatagcaaaattatgacataggaaataggaaatcatcggGTTCACaattgatgatttcctatttcctatttcctattttgcaggagttggcttgggaggagctgcaggagcgcctttcaggactatcttggatcgacgagtggtgactgcacaagaaggctCTTGCCCCTTTATTCtcagggtagaaacatactcagttGAAGcacgaaaacaattaatgacattattataactaGAACTTGCATAATTGGCCATTTGGGCAAAGTTGGAAGAAGacactttacccttgtcatgatcaagcaaaggagtttttgcattcaaaaatgtcctgaaaaaattaaagatcataaaaattcaaaaatgtcctgaaaagatatcataaaaattcaaaaatgtcctgaaaaaagatcataaaaattgaaaaatgtcctgaaataatccaaaaaaatcatataatgtcctaaaaaaatctctaaaaaaattgaaaaatgtcttgaaaaaatccctaaaaagtcatataaagtcctgaaaaaatgaacaaattttttttcaaaacattaaaatccaaaaaacatgcattttgcaataaatatcttcttggtgcataagacagatcactaagcatacatccaatgactcgcaatccaacattgtgctttaatgaaatcatgcgttaaaaAGATGAGCTTTTCCATCaaatcagacattcaaactgatcagaattgtcatatcaatcaacttcaaaatcattcatccttggcacactatcatgggtcttatacagggtgtggtatactcgaaaccagactgtgtcttgtcttaaacggggtaccacatgtcctgaaaccagacagcatgatcatcctctcaacactttcaacttttgacaatgaagatcaagatgtttgtttgatttgttggaatttgtgcatcttatctttttattggtttatctttggcttcgatcatgttcctatgttgctcgatgatgtcactgagtgatttagagtgactgggatggttcatgatccttttcttttttttgattgtgattgttgcttgtctatgatgtgtctgtctttcgcaaaaagggttgcatttcagctctggccttccatgccatgatgctacgcatccattttgctacataaaaataaaggttctcacctacaaagtgcattactgaaagcaagtttttctttgtctctaactatcctctgtttcattttcttcttactaacacttcttccgtccggtcggatagtcagttcggtctagtgctccgatttccaacCATACATActgcatcttgcatccatttggctagtacatttgcattacatctaGCATcctatcaagcattttatccatttcatactatCAATGCATCAAAAGCGCATAAGCAAAACAATATATACATATTCCACAAAGGTCCATAAACAGTGCAtgagccatccatacatggaaaataacataagtcatttgcatctcatcatatcgatgtatatcatatcatatgtcacaataatatcggagtacaaaatcggattgtctatcctaagtatggcccgcaggctgactacaaaatgttaaactacataatgtctactgtttgtcataaggagcacgtgcctctgtcactaggtgctccctctgtcctcctcatccctgccatgtctcgtggatgatgtccctcctagtcctagctgtggtggtctcatcggtccactcacccccatgctgctcaatgacctctgagagcgtgccctgctctctgtcctcgatcgtgcccgatatgaaggtgctctctgctctggtggaactgcactctcatatagtgtcctccaatggcgtatctcctctccggtctctaccaacatctgtcctagctcccgtacactggcatcccaaatcgacccaatatactcagtgactctctattcctctcgcTGTGCTTGAGCAATCACTGCATCttgagccgctgtgagtctagctatctccactctgaactggtCCTCctgtctctctaaagtctcaatgtgatcctgctgactcgttatggtagccctgcacatctccatctcctctgtcctagctatctccggctctatgggtatatcctacaatgcctcatgctcgcctaaATTTGGCTCATCCTCGTCACCCCCACCATCCTcgtctctatcctcatcatcctcctcatcctcgtcatccccctcattcTCATCACCAtcctcctccttgtcctcctcatctccctcctcctctcctgtgagtgggaagtcttcctatcgcctcagtactggaatatccagatctgtcaatggcactggctgccattgtgcaaaccatctatcatactcatctgtcgtcccagcatccaccacatctgacctccaatcccattGTCTCGGCTGTAGCTATGCAAAGTtggcataggctatgtgtggctgaatcatactcccccactgactcatctctctgtgagatcgggcaaagtgtgcaattCTCCTAGGtaaatcctgcctctctccaaattgtcgtctcactctctctggcaagtacaactcaatcactctctggcggttcactggtcgcccaatcaagtacctctcctgtctgcaatatggtagctcctcactatcatctaaccatcctggacaatcacgatatggcctttatatgaactctctcagtctgtctagctcatgtcgccaatatagtatgtatccaaaaggaccctgtcttagtgctcccccatagtagtacacatatggtcgatgtggtactacctgtctatctataatcggtcgacatatggctatgtgctcaaatgcccatacctatagcaatgtgactccacagctcaaagtctgaactccctgatatgctatttgatgcagctgaaaatatagcatagccagtacacatggtccccatgtgtataccataccctctgtcaccatctgctctagcactcttccccatccaatagggaatctatgtcctcgtctgtctcttgctagtagacatgctatcaccactgctatcaccacgtatcgtcgatcatactctgatgccatagtctcctagccaatctccctctccacgatatccagatcatctgcgtcgcactcaaacaatctgcacaatgcgtctctccctgtcactgggtcatactctatcatttctccatgaatcggaatgcggaggatacgccatacatcctccagtgtcaccgttgcctctccagtcgccagatggaaggaggaagtctctgaatgccatcgctttgccaatgcagtaagcagtcttgtgtttgccctaatctcaggcatgaatgtgacatagtatatcccaagtcctgctaaggtatctctctctatgctcctgagtctatgtcgtagcatgaagcagtcaggtcggttctcccgtgtgatcaatggatactgtcgactctgtatcacaattggggcaacttttgttagttttagggtttgctcctatgggttgcatttcctcattttcatgtctaatcagggtgtttttcatctaatttgacctatcctacccttgtcccctttttcCGAATCATTTGCATgttattttgaccaaaattagggttttccatgcactcttgcgcctgtgtcaaagaacctgcacctgtgtcaggtaacctgtgcttgtgtctccctacacaagcacaggattcgccctacacaagcacaggagtccttttcggcatcccctgtgggccccacaatgtcccgcaagcaatcaaaattcatgaaattgaaaacatgggtatttgagatccataccgctgctcctgcgtcgtccggtcatctgaatgtgcgtacatgttcgctaaggtgatccaccattggaatgttcgccatctctctgcaagtgtctttgtccagagcaacaaattctcctccttggctagtgcaaatgagaactttttcactctcttggcctcatttatagatctttgtcagtgcatagatggacgtgcactctctccatcttatgttggtcttggtcttttgcatcttcaattgcttgtccttcatgcatccggtatccgattgtcagtccgttcgatcctatcattcttatcgatcaa
This window harbors:
- the LOC131875287 gene encoding uncharacterized protein LOC131875287, which gives rise to MATLQMLPNIWVDIQHLSYPRHPLNLILAESLYTCSGCKKYGAGIGYRFGFMISLCTTWVYYCIPCQFYLHDLYAKGVINGL